A portion of the Francisella uliginis genome contains these proteins:
- the lolD gene encoding lipoprotein-releasing ABC transporter ATP-binding protein LolD yields the protein MSDIVLSCKNVSKKYTEFKNDIAILKDINLEIKKGEKVAILGLSGSGKTTLLNVLGGLDKCNSGEVHLMGERFDNQSVNKRAIMRNKHLGFIYQLHHLLPEFTAIENVMIPLAITKKYNKKDSIKRAQEILEKVGLDHRANHKPAELSGGERQRVAIARALVTNPNCILADEPTGNLDSQRSESIFQLMQQLSDDFGTSFVIVTHDEKLAQRMNKIYRLVDGEIELVENSK from the coding sequence ATGAGTGATATTGTTTTAAGCTGTAAGAATGTTTCAAAGAAATATACTGAATTTAAGAATGATATAGCTATTCTTAAGGATATTAATCTTGAGATTAAAAAAGGTGAGAAGGTTGCTATATTAGGTCTATCAGGTTCTGGTAAAACTACTTTATTAAATGTACTTGGAGGATTAGATAAATGTAATTCTGGTGAGGTGCATTTAATGGGTGAAAGATTTGATAACCAATCTGTGAATAAAAGAGCGATAATGCGTAATAAACATTTAGGTTTTATATATCAATTACATCATCTTTTACCTGAGTTTACTGCTATTGAGAATGTTATGATTCCATTAGCAATCACTAAAAAATATAATAAAAAAGATTCAATAAAACGTGCTCAAGAAATTCTTGAAAAAGTCGGTCTAGATCATCGTGCGAATCATAAACCGGCAGAGCTATCAGGTGGAGAGCGTCAAAGAGTTGCGATTGCTAGAGCATTAGTAACTAATCCAAATTGTATTCTTGCAGATGAACCAACTGGTAATCTTGACAGTCAAAGATCAGAAAGCATTTTTCAATTAATGCAACAGCTAAGTGATGATTTTGGTACTAGTTTTGTGATTGTCACACATGATGAAAAATTAGCTCAAAGAATGAATAAAATCTATAGGCTAGTAGATGGCGAGATAGAGCTGGTTGAAAACTCTAAATAA